The nucleotide sequence TAGAGTCCTCAAAGGCATCACATACTGGACCGAAGCGTGAATCGGTATGGCCAAGTACACCTGCTCATATGTTCATTACCATTAAGCATAATGTTAGTATTCTTTTACTAAGAAACTTTCACCTTTGATTTCTCAAATATAGAACATTCTTTTTCTAAACCTGATTGTTAGAAGTTTAAAACTTTTGAGACATTTCACATGGAACATTGAAGAGACACATCAAATCAAGCACCCCTTTTCTGTATATACTGCCTCAGTAAGCGCATACGTTTTCAGTGTTCCATGTTGATGGGAGAAATGTGTCAGAACTAATTTTTGTGATCTCTTTTCGAGGAAGGATTAAATTTAATGCTTTTGTTGTTATGATAACTATCGGTCAGTTTAGCTGTGTTTTCTTGATCATGTCTCTTTAGGGTAAGTTCACTGTCGGTGGTATTCACACATGAGCTCTCTGTAATCTGTATAATGTTTTGGCTAGTTGAAATGCTCTAAATTATATGACTAGATATCTGGATTACAGGCTTTATGACTAGTTTTATGCGGTGGACACTGCTTGTAGGTATGCTATTTCATTTATGACTGCTCTCACAAGTGCTACTTTTACTTATGCAGTTTGCATCGCAAACTCCATCAGATAGAATTGGTCAAACCACTCGAAGAGCATCTCTTCCTTTACCAACATTTGAAACTCGTCCAAAATCAAGTCTCGGCAGTCTCCGCCGAGTGGAATCCCCTGATGTGTCTGTCAACTCCCCTCGAATAGATAGAATTGCAGAATTTCCATTAGCCTCATACGAAGAACCCCTATTATCTATTCGTAAACTTTCTTCAGCTCATGGCTCTTCTTCAGCCACTCCACACTATGGAGATCGTTCAATCACCAAGGATAAATGCACGATCCAAATCTTCCGAGTGGAAGGTGATAATGGGAGTGATTCTTCAGATCGGAATCCGACAGCCGCAGATGCTTCAAGCCGGGGATCATCAGAATCAAGGCAGCGGAGGTTTGACACCTCATCATACCAGCAGCGGGCGGAGGCCTTGGAGGGACTGCTGGAATTCAGTGCCCAGCTGTTACAACAGGAGAGGTATGACGAGTTGGGGGTCTTACTGAAGCCATTTGGTCCTGGCAAAGTCTCCCCCCGAGAAACTGCAATATGGCTGACCAAGAGCTTCAAAGAAACCATACTGTAACTCAATATATTAGGCCTAGTGTCTTTTGCATAGAAACCCATCTTAAGATGCTCATATAccatactctttgatactagattttAAAATTGTTGAATCAGTTTTGTGATATGAAGTAGCTTGGTAGGCTGACAATTTAGCTTGAGATTAGCTGCTGATTCTCTTTCGAACAATGCATGTACTAGCCTCGAGATTAGCTTGATACTCAAATGTTACAAGAGCCTCTTTACCATCTTCTCCTGTTGACAAGTGTATTATGGCAATGGATAAAATTTTCAGGTGCAGGTGCTTGTATAATTGTGGAACTACTAGTTATGCATCCTCATAGATGTGGTACAAGCTAAGATATAGTCATTTtactttgatgatagcaaactgtcGACTTATTTTTGTTATCATTTGTCGTGATGGCATCAACAACATATTCCCCTGCTTGAATGAAGTATAATTTGTCGTTATGAGACTCCAGCATGTTTGCTAACTCTCATGTTTGATGCACATCCTGGTTCATGTTTGAGAAAGCAGCAAGTTGGTCTGCTGAGTTGAATGCTAAATGGTTCTCCTGTTGCTTGTGTGCCACCTTTTGCCCTGCTTGAATGAAGTGTAGTTCAGAATAATGCCATTGTTGCTTGTGATGAGACTTTATGATTTTTGTTTTACACTTTTACTATTGTTTGTTATGAGACTGCAGGCTCTGATGCCTCAGCACAGCCCGATTCATGTTTGGGAAACTACCAAGTTGGTATGCTCAGCTGAATTCTAAATGGTTCTCCCGTTGCCTGTGTACAACCTTTTGTCCTGCTTGGATGAAGGTTCAGGTTTAACAATGGCATTGTTATGAGACTGCAAGTTCTGATTACTCTGCACATCCTAATTCATGTTTGAGAAAGTAGCAAGTTGGTCTGCTAAGCTGAATTCTGAATGGCTCTCCTGTTGCTTGTCTACAAAATGTAAATTGGGACTTCATTGTTCATGGAATGTTATGATTGAGGCACCTTCACCTATGGGAAGCACAAGAGTGATCTATCTGCCTAAGAATGGCTGCTTCACTAAACAAGACAGCAACAACAGATCCAACTAGACCACCTAATTTTAAAGCAGACAGTTACCAACAATTtctttgtagaaagaaaaaatgctGCAGATTCAATTGCATGAAACAAGCAAGTACATGAATGCCTGCTACACAGTATTTGTGAAATGTGACAACCCTTGAGGTCATCAGGAATGCCTAGAATGATAAACCTCTATGGTAGCACATATCTAATGGAGGTAGCTCTTGCTAAACACCAGTCCATTGCTTGAATCCCTTCTTTCCAGGCATGAAATAAGCAAAGAAAAActaaataaaagagaaagttcAACAACTCAGAATTCCTGACAAAAGTTACGCTTAGGATTTCACTTATTTGAGATCCATCCGCATCTGTATGTGATAGATGAAGACTAACAATCTTTCCTCTGTGCATTCTGTCTCAAATGTGTCCTAATTTGCATtgacaagaaaagaacaaaattagCAGCCCATGCATAAGATAAGCAAAACCAAAGAAAAGCAATTTTCCATGTACTAATCTGAAGTCATTCTCTGTCCATGCATGAGATAAGTAGAACAAAAGGGAGCTCAAAAAACTGAAAGTTCAGGACCAAAAAGCTTGAGGGTAAGCTAAGGGTTTGGATTGAGATGTCTTCGATCTCCCTCCTCATGTGTAGGTGCAGTAGCTGAAGAATAACAAAATTTCCTGTGCGGTCAATGTCTCAAAAAGGCATGTAATAATTTGCACTAATAAGAATAGAACAAAATTAGCAGCCCAACATGAGAAAATGATATCTCAAATAACCATGCAGAATATCCTCAAGCAAGCTGTACAGAGGCATACTCTATAATGTATGATGTTACTTTGCTTTTACGAGAAGCAACTTTCTGTTAGTGCATCAGTAGCCTACACTGCCTTAGTTTGGAAATCAAGACacctaattataaaaaaaattgagtaTTTAGTGAATCATCGGCATCAGTCCAACTAAAGTTGTTGACAAGAGGAAAGAATAATCTAAGAGAGGGAAAAGATAGATACAAATTCTTCAATGCTTCAGAGGACAAAAGATATAAGCATAAATATGGTCCCTTTTCTCATCCCTTTGTGTTCATCAGAAGAATGAGAATACACACATCCTACACTCAGTTCATATATTTGTAGCAAAGCCTGTTTGTTTCTAATGTTTGATTTCAGTAAAAAGAGAATTGACTGAAAGAAATGATAAAACATAGTCTTTATCTGTTGCCCAACACTCTGCTATATAATTAATTCCACATCGGAGAAATGCAAGATAGGTCAATTTAGGACACTGCATCCTGTGGAATGAACTTATTTTGCGGTCACAGTCACCCCATCCTTCCCTGCAATTATAACAGCGGTTGCCATGTCCAAAAACAACCCATGCTCTACAACCCCTTCAAATGATGAAATCTCTTTTCCTGCTGCTGTTGCATCTTTAATAGGTGTCTTGAAGTATAAATCGACGATATAGTTTGAATTATCCGTCACATAAGGCTTGCCATTACCATCCAACCGAAGCTTAGCTTCACATCCTTCTCCTTCGAATAATTCCTGCAACCTTATCTGGTTATACTTCCAGCAGAACTGCACTACTTCCACTGGCATTGCTAGTCCACTTCCACCCAATCCAGTAACAAGTTTTGTCTCGTCCGCCACCACAACAAACTTATCAGATGCTGCCTCAACCATCTTCTCACGAAGCAGAGCCCCTCCGCGTCCTTTTACAAGATTAAGATCTGGATCAACCTGTTACAATTCCAAATCACAGTCTGTAAAACTCAAACGAAGAAACCAGTCATATAGTCATCTAAGTCTATATAATCTATGGTCTATGCAAAGAGAACAGCTAGAAGCCAAAAGAAATTTTACCAGGTTATTGAATGGAATTGTTAATGTCCTTTGTCACATGTTACAAGGAATGGAACATTGTCTAACAATAGGATCTAAGTCAAATTTTCACGAGTAAAAGTTTTGATACCACTAATGgtcagaaaatatttttcttccgaCTTGAAGCAATCAATAACTGATTGGCCATATCCATGATTGTGATCATGCTTATTGCTCTTAGCCAATAACAAAAATGAGCCCCTAATTCCAACATTTTAGGGGCAGGTACATGGGTCTTTTTCTGCCATTGAATTCCATTGACAGCAATGACTAATCGGAGTCCCGCACAAAGAATTACAGTTATTCATCTTGATGCATGCGATCAGATAACTCAGAGACCCAATTGTTTCTGCAagtttaaagattaaaaaaaatatctgagATTGATTCATTGGATCGTTTCCTAAGCATTAACAATACCCAGCAAATTGATAAACCAGAAGCtttagaagaagaaaaggatATAACAGAAATGCTAAAAGTCTAAAATTCTTACAAAGGAGTCGTCATCTCTGTTGGTTTTTTTCCAATACAAGAGGAGGCAGAGTTCCAGTATATGTTTACTATAGGGAAAAGGTCAATGCTACTCAAGCGTAGTCAACAAAGCACAATAAAAAAGCTAAAAATCTCAACTTTCTACCGCAGAAGACAAAAAAGAGCAAAAGCGGAGCAAGGAATCGACCTCATCGGCGCCGTCGATCGCGAGATCGATCCGCGGGTGGGCATCGAGAGTGGAGAGCGGGATCCCCAGGGACAGAGCCTGCTCATAGGTGCGCTTGGACGTCGGCACGCCGACGATGTCGCTGAGCTTGCCAGAGGAGAGGAGGGCCCCGATCTCGGCGACCACGAAGGCGGCGGTGGAGCCGGTCCCGAGGCCGAGGACCATGCCGCTGCTGACGTACTCGACGGCCCTGACGGCGGCAAGCTTTTTGAGGTCGTCCTGGGCGAGGGCGGCGGGGACTGAGAGGGCTCGGATGGGGGCCACGGCAGGCCGGCGGCGTACGAGGAGGGCACGACGGCGAAGGAGGAGAGGGGAGGAAGATGGGTGGATGAGGGAAGAGGCCGCCATGGTGGTGGAAGATCGGGAGACAAAGAAGTGGGCTTTCTAGTTTTTGGGTGGTGGTGATGGGGCTTGGGAATGGCAACAGAGGAGTCTGCGCGTTTGGTTGGTGGTGGTGCGATGTGGGGGTGTCGTTGCAATTGGCTTCGAGGGGAGAAGGGAGGTTGGTGGACGTATAAAAAAGGTTGGTaggttgtttattattattattattatttaagaaaTTTACTCATTAATTCAAGCCCGAAGAAACATAGCTTCGATAGAGAAAGGAGTTAAAAGTCAAAGACCCCAAAAGAACGATAACTCCTATAATCTTCCACCAGCAAGAGTTACTTgtgaagcttccctcttcgcgagacgtcgaaATTTGTCCGTCGTTCATTTTCAAattaatctattttttattttataggtccttcgagaCCTATACAAGGTTGTAACTAAGCTGATCCTTTATGGATGCATATGTTACAAGAACGCCTCATtatttaggcaattccagctaagtccgaagAGTTGGCGTAAGGGTGTTTCATGACTTAGATAACTTAGCTAAGTTCGTAACTTTACCGTAAATGTATCTCACGACTTAAACAATTCTAATTGAGTCCGACTTAAACAATTCTAATTGAGTCCGTGATATTATGTGTTAAGATATGTTAATATGATAcaattttataaaattagaaTCTTATTATCCTTATTAGAGAATACTGTGTTAAATAGGAATGATTAATCTTGATAGAGCATATTTTGACATCGCCCACGTGAACCCAAGCAAATAGATACGACGATACAAATGTGGAACCTCAAGTATGATGTGGCGCACAACACACACGTGGCGGGCAGTCGCTTGTCGCCCCCTCCGTACGAACGACATCATCACAGTACAACCACCTCGGAAAGCTCGGGACGGTGCTACACGACACCGATCCATGTAAGTCGGTCGACACTCATACAAAAGCTTAAGTCGACCGTTCGAGGAGTCGGCCATAGTAAATTGATCCCGTACGACCAACTCATCCtcgtaggtataaaagctaaccctccctAATCAGGAAGGGGAGACACTTCGAACACTCAACTCTCTCTCGTCCCATCTCTTTGCCTCCACGAAATCACCAACCCAACATCTCCTATGTCTTTTGAGAAAGCGGATGAAATCTTCTACACGAGTCTTCACTCCAATATTTGAGGTTGGCTAGACGGTCTTTCTTGGCCTCCCCCCTACGATTCCATGATAATAAATTCACGAACAACAGTTAGAATCATCAATTTCAAGTGGCATAGGGGCTCCCAAATCCCTTTGCtatattttgagatttttattcttagatttatGTTTTAAAGAAATCAAAATGGTGTTGTGTTAGGACTTCCCAAAGGTGGCTTTCGTCGTGCTTTTGGAGTATGATTGTATTCCAGCGGTGTCCATTCGGGATCATCCTCCTCTAACATGAAACCAGACTCCACATTATAGATTTCCTCGGATGCCCAATAGAACATTTTGGTTACCTTTTTTGACAACGCCAAGAAGGACGAATACCGAGAAGTGGAAGGATTTGGGTCCACCTCCATCCTCTTGCTCTTTGCGATGACTAACTTGGAAGAGGAAGTTGTTAGTAATAGGGTTGTCATCCTCCATCGTTGAATCCATCGAACTAAGGGCAGAGAAGGAGTTTTCCATTGTAACACCCTGGTTATTCCtacatcgaaagtggacaagattaagattgacttataaggatatgatgagtatactattattaacttcagcttaaacattttgatcagtgatttagaccaaacgaagttgatagaccaATTAACCCATCAGTACGAACTTATATGTCCATGCTGTATGACCAGACATATATTGTGGTCCTCGACTACGATGAATGAGGCTACACTGGACATGGGAGGGGGTGTAATTGGTGGACGAGGACGAGGGTGAGAGTGGTGGGATGAAGTTTGGCATCTGTAGAGATTCTCATTTTTACAGGGTTCAAACTCATGCTTGCTGTGGCATTCTCATCACAAGTTCATACTTCTCTCTGTTGCCATTCTGATTTCTTGCTGTTTGCTTTTGTCTCAGTTGCTTGAGATTCTGCATATGATGTAATAATCTGAGATGTCCtaatgttgattgtgttcataatAGACACGAATTTTCCTTTTGCCCCAAAATATGCTGATTGGGGCATTGTTTGAGTTTACTCAACATATGAACTTGCTGTTACAAGTGTTCATTATAATTGTCCTTTGATAAAAAGTTATTGCTCGATAAGAAGTTTAGAGAACAGTATGCAATTATATAAGAAGATAAAAGAACATTTTGACCATCTGAGAGATAGGACTAGAAGAGGAGGTATTCTAATCCAATCTCCTAAAAGCTTTGGCAGAAAATAATGCAAAAAAATGATATGTTGGCAACTCTTCTTTAGCAAAAACTTCACAAGAAGATGAACATCATCTGTAAGATTTAGATTCTTTATCAGAATGTATTATCAATGTGTTACTAAATGCTACACATTTCTATTCTTTTAAATGGATACTAAATGTAACTCCTAAACAGTACAAATCCTCCATAGTCAACCCTCAGAGATGCAATTGCTTCACCAAACTATGGAATAGTTGACCATACATTTGTGTGGAACTCTGCCAACAGAAGCAACTTGACATAATTCAGCTGAGAAACCAACATCAAAAGCAACACAAATTGCTCTGCATTAAATTCCACTTTAGAAACAGAAAATATCAGCTTATTGCAAGAACCAGCGCTTAAtgctagataaaaaaaatatctacATATATGTTACAACAAGAGTCTAGAAAAGAACTGCTTTCCAGAAACTCCAGCATTCTTATCGACAGTATAACCGTTCACTATAAACAGATTGAAACTATCTAAATGCCAGTTCTGGAAATGATCTTCACAGAAGTTTAAGACGTACCTACGAATTCTATGATCCTGAACAGAGAACTTAAGCAGATAACAGGTGCCTCAGATGAAGTAAATGTTCTTCATTAGATATATTGAGAGAGAGACGAAGATTTGTTAGAAGTGATTCCTGCTCCCAACTCAAGGGACCAGAGGCATGCAAAGCTTGCATAGTATATTGGTATGCTTGTAGCTCTAATTCATGGACATTGGCAGCTAATTCATCTCCAGATTTGCTTTGATACTCTTTCCCTTCTATTGGGCATGATGATATGGCATCATCAAAACTATCCAATGCAGTATCTTTACGGTGTTCTCTGAGATTTTGATAACTATATCCTGGATACTCATTACCACTACAACTAGCAACAGAGCATTCAATATCCTCTTCGGTGACTGCTAAAGGTATTGAAGATGAATTCACGACATGATTGTTAGTGAACCCCTTGTCAGCATTCATCTGAGGAAATGTGGTGGTTCGATCTTTATTGGATTTGTGCAGGAAATGCTCAGCAACTATATCTTTCGAGAAAGAGACACAATCTACCTTTTTAGGCAGTGATCTTGTAGATAACTTATTTGATTTGTCTGCGCTGGATTTCCTTTTCCGTTTGGTTCCTCCAACTAAATTAACAGGAGAGAAGCCACAGTGAGAGTTGAGATTCCTCTTCCCAGCTTTGATAGGCGAATTGCAGCTGGCACGCTTTTGCTTACATCTCTGTCCAGGTGAAGCTTGTTTGTCAATGCCTTGACTTGCACCACAATCCAATTTTCTTGCAGAATTGGAGCTAGATGGGATGTAATCATAGCCAAATTGCTTCCCTTTGATTCCCTGAACAACACAGAACCATTCATTAGAGgtcaacaagaaaatttaaaaaatggcAAAGGCAAATCAGCTACAGTGATCAGAAGCATCTGAAGTTCTAAACAAGACTAGGTATTCCCAGGTGATGCTTTTGATTAAACTTTTTCTAGTTTCatacatcaatcatggtttctatACCAATCcttatttattattgttattttttcaGTGatatcaggctcagtatacaaaaACACATTGGGCCATCCGGTATGTGTATTACACTAATTAAAATTACCAGTTCCTTTGGTAGCACTGACCAGATTTTTAGTAACATGTCCAGAAAATAAGATGATAATATTTATACATAATGAATCCTTTAAAGATCATGCGCAATGTTGTGTTAATTGAACTTCTTTCAGAACTCAACCATTAAGCATGATGTTAGCACGATCTTTATATGCTGTCAAAGCAGGAAGCTCCAGGCACATAGATGCTCAATGTGAAGGTTTAAGCGAAAAAATGAACACTTTGTCAAGAACTTACCAGGTCTAACTGAATACAATTAATTAAAGAGGAGAATCAGGAGAGTATATTGATGGTTCGTAAGTAAATTTACATTGAAAATGAACGATCAAGCAACAAAAATGGATGCTGATTTCTCAAAGATACAATTTTGAATGAGACCCTGCTGTACATATCTGATGCATACCTAATGGTAGTTTTTCAAAACATTTGTCCTGGATGCGATGCAGAATATTGACTTAATATTGCTAGACCAAATGTGTCAGTCTATGTTTGTGTGAGAAAGAAAGATGGAATCAGTTAAACGAATATGATAAACAATGGATAAACCCAAGTAAAGTCATGTTTGAGTATAGATCATTTATACTGATGCCTGAACAGAAAGAATTACAGTGCCAACATAACCTACAAATTTCCCATAATCACAAATTGGAGCTCTAATCTGGAAGGCCAACTGTACCAATTAACAGATGAAGGAAGAATCTTTCAGCAATTTCAGCATTAATTTTGTATTGTCCATTAAACTAACACCATATCTATCGCATTCATACGAAAAGGAGCAAGGATATTACTGAAATGGATAAgcagaaaaaaagggaagaaaaaggAGTAGAGAAACAAGAACGCGTTGAAGCATCTATCTGTTACCATGTCAATCATAAGCCATTGGTTGTTCTGCCAAGCTTGTGGAACTCTTAGGTCAGACACACTGTGTTCTTGAAGTTGGATGGAACCAAAGAGTTTGATCACAATGCGATCTTCTTTTATGACTTTCATGACCTTCCCAACTCTCCAAGAGCAGAGATCAAGCACCTCAGCTATGCCACCAATAACCAAACGAAGCTCTCTGCGATCCTGTGGCGGTGGGGAAGGCCTAACGTCCCCCTCATGCA is from Musa acuminata AAA Group cultivar baxijiao chromosome BXJ3-8, Cavendish_Baxijiao_AAA, whole genome shotgun sequence and encodes:
- the LOC135644053 gene encoding probable ribose-5-phosphate isomerase 3, chloroplastic; this encodes MAASSLIHPSSSPLLLRRRALLVRRRPAVAPIRALSVPAALAQDDLKKLAAVRAVEYVSSGMVLGLGTGSTAAFVVAEIGALLSSGKLSDIVGVPTSKRTYEQALSLGIPLSTLDAHPRIDLAIDGADEVDPDLNLVKGRGGALLREKMVEAASDKFVVVADETKLVTGLGGSGLAMPVEVVQFCWKYNQIRLQELFEGEGCEAKLRLDGNGKPYVTDNSNYIVDLYFKTPIKDATAAGKEISSFEGVVEHGLFLDMATAVIIAGKDGVTVTAK
- the LOC135581135 gene encoding uncharacterized protein LOC135581135; protein product: MKFKEGDRVEVLRSKEEQYGSWFPAKITSLNGYTYTVRYELFHSSEGKPVVETVHEGDVRPSPPPQDRRELRLVIGGIAEVLDLCSWRVGKVMKVIKEDRIVIKLFGSIQLQEHSVSDLRVPQAWQNNQWLMIDMGIKGKQFGYDYIPSSSNSARKLDCGASQGIDKQASPGQRCKQKRASCNSPIKAGKRNLNSHCGFSPVNLVGGTKRKRKSSADKSNKLSTRSLPKKVDCVSFSKDIVAEHFLHKSNKDRTTTFPQMNADKGFTNNHVVNSSSIPLAVTEEDIECSVASCSGNEYPGYSYQNLREHRKDTALDSFDDAISSCPIEGKEYQSKSGDELAANVHELELQAYQYTMQALHASGPLSWEQESLLTNLRLSLNISNEEHLLHLRHLLSA